TGGTCTTCGACACCCTCTATGCCACCAGCCTGCGCAACGACGCGCCCCACACCTCGCCACGGCCCTACGACCGCAGTCGCGACGGCCTGGTGATCGGCGAAGGCGCCGGCATCCTGGTACTGGAAGAACTGGAGCACGCCCTGGCCCGTGGCGCGCACATCCACGCCGAGATCGTCGGCTTCGGCAGCAACGCCGACGGCCAGCATTCCACCCGCCCCGAGCAGGCCACCATGCAGCGCGCCATGGAGCTGGCCCTGGAAGACGCCGGGCTGACCCCGGACGCCATCGGCTACGTCAACGGCCACGGCACCGCCACCGAACAGGGCGACATCGCCGAAACTCGCGCCACCCAGGCGCTGTTCGGCGAGCGGATGCCCATCAGCTCGCAGAAGAGCTACCTGGGCCACACCCTCGGCGCCTGTGGCGCCCTGGAGTCCTGGTTCAGCATCGCCATGATGAACGAAGAACTGTTCGTGCCCACTCTCAACCTCGATGAACTGGACCCCCAGTGTGGCGAACTGGACTATCTGCGCGGCGGGCCGCGGGCACTGCGCACCGACCACGTGATGAACAACAATTTCGCCTTCGGCGGGGTGAACACCTCGCTGATCTTCCGCCGCTGGTCCTGATGCCCCTTGCCCGAGGTATGCCCATGTTGCGTCGCCTGCTGCTCGTCTCCGCTCTGCTGTTCCTGGCGGCCTGCACTCGTGCGCCCCTGGTGACGCCCCAGGAGGTCTTTCCCGCCGATCGGGTGGAGAA
The window above is part of the Pseudomonas oryzihabitans genome. Proteins encoded here:
- a CDS encoding beta-ketoacyl-ACP synthase, giving the protein MSGRRVVITGMAGVTALGSDWPTIRANFLAGRSGIRRMDAWDRYTEMNTRLGGPIVDFQVPGHWTRKQLRSMGRVSQLAVAAAECALADAGLLDDPSIADGRMGVACGSSTGSTDDIKALANMLLSDAAVGLNANTYVRMMPHTAAANLSLFFGLKGRLIPTSSACTSGSQGIGYAYEAIKFGRLPLMLAGGAEELCPSEAMVFDTLYATSLRNDAPHTSPRPYDRSRDGLVIGEGAGILVLEELEHALARGAHIHAEIVGFGSNADGQHSTRPEQATMQRAMELALEDAGLTPDAIGYVNGHGTATEQGDIAETRATQALFGERMPISSQKSYLGHTLGACGALESWFSIAMMNEELFVPTLNLDELDPQCGELDYLRGGPRALRTDHVMNNNFAFGGVNTSLIFRRWS